Genomic segment of Acidobacteriota bacterium:
TGCCGTCGAGGGCGATCGGGGTGCCGAAACAGGACAGCGCTTCGGGGCGCCGTTCGTTCCAGAACGGGTACTCGACCGCGAGCGGCACGACCAGACCGGTATCGAGGCGACGCACCAGGTGGGCGAGGCCGGGGCGTAGCTCGACGGGGCGCCGTCGCGGATCGCTGAACTCGCCCTGGGCGGTGATCCAGAGGGTGGCGTCGGGCATTTCCAGGATGCCGCGACAGGTGCGCAGGAAGTCGGCGGCGCCGCGGCGGCTCGTGGTCTCGATGCCGAAGGCGCCGAGCCGCTGGAAGAATCCGTACTGCTCGAGGGCCGCGGCCTCGAAGGGGCCGAACATGCGGCGCTTCGGCAGGACCAGTCGGGCGAGGAGGAGGAAGTGAATCGGATCCCACCAGGAGGGATGGTTCGAGTAGACCAGAATCGGTCCCTGGCGATCCTCCGGCGGCCGCCCCGAACGGCAGACCCGAACAGCGTCGAAATTCTTCGCGAAGTAGCGCCGCAACCAGAGCTCGAAGAAGCGCGCCAGGCGCGGCGAGTAGCGCTCGACGACGGCCGGCGTGGGGTGGTCGGAGGTCATCGCTCTCTCCGCTGGCGCTGGCGACCGGCGACGGCCAGCCGGCGCAGCGCGGCGAGGCGCTGCCGCAGGCCGGACCCGTGGAGCAGCTGAACGAAGGACTGGAAGAGAGGAGCGTCGCGGTCATCGACCGGATCGTAGTGCGGGCGCCAGCGGCCCCGGCGCTCGATCAGCGTCTTGATCACGGTCATCTCGAGCAGACCTTCGGGTCCACGGGTGGTGCCGAAGCCACTGGCGCCGCGACCCCCGAAGGGCGCACGCGGATCGGCCGTCGGGACGATCAGGTCGTTGACCACCGCCACGCCGGTATCCATGCGACGGGCCAGCGCGCGGGCCGCCTTTGGCGGTCCGAAGACGCTGACCCCGAGGCGCAGGGCGCCGGCGGCGACCCGCGCCAGGGCTTCTTCCGGATCCCGGATCGGCAACAGGGCAGCGGCCGGCGCCGGGATCTCCGCCAGTCGATCGGCGAGCTCCTCGGCGACGTTGGCGAGCACTACCGGATGACATCCCTGGGTCGACGGTCGCCGACCGGCGACCAGCACCGCGCCTTGCGAGACGGCCTCCGCGACCGCCTGGTCGAGGGCTTGGCGGGTCGCTGCCGGCAGCCGCGGGGGTGGCCTGAGGTCGAGCTGACGGGCGAGCTCCGCCGCCAGCTCCGTGCTGACTTCTTCCGCCACCAGCAGACGCCTGGGAGCGATG
This window contains:
- a CDS encoding lysophospholipid acyltransferase family protein encodes the protein MTSDHPTPAVVERYSPRLARFFELWLRRYFAKNFDAVRVCRSGRPPEDRQGPILVYSNHPSWWDPIHFLLLARLVLPKRRMFGPFEAAALEQYGFFQRLGAFGIETTSRRGAADFLRTCRGILEMPDATLWITAQGEFSDPRRRPVELRPGLAHLVRRLDTGLVVPLAVEYPFWNERRPEALSCFGTPIALDGSSRESSVESWNQRLEKALQETMDRLAGVAQERQPALFDSLVEGRTGIGGVYDAWRRAKATMRGETFDASHGQDRRGQ